In Pseudomonas rhizosphaerae, one DNA window encodes the following:
- a CDS encoding K+/H+ antiporter subunit F, producing MSALLSNAIVASLFIFALAMLLTLIRLFKGPSAQDRVLALDYLYILAMLVMLVLGIRYASDTYFEAALLIALFGFVGSFALAKFLLRGEVIE from the coding sequence ATGAGCGCATTGCTGTCCAACGCCATCGTTGCGAGCCTGTTCATTTTTGCCTTGGCCATGCTCCTCACGCTGATAAGGCTGTTCAAGGGGCCGTCCGCCCAGGACCGGGTACTGGCCCTGGACTACCTCTATATTCTGGCGATGCTGGTCATGCTGGTGCTGGGTATTCGCTACGCCAGTGACACCTACTTCGAGGCTGCCCTGCTGATTGCCCTGTTCGGTTTCGTGGGGTCGTTCGCGCTGGCCAAATTCCTGCTGCGTGGAGAAGTCATCGAATGA
- a CDS encoding Na+/H+ antiporter subunit E — MSRLLPAPMLSIALAILWLLLNVSLSAGNLLLAVLLGWLAPLLMSPLRPQAVRISRPMVVLRLLLRVGGGVLVSNLQVLWQVWTMDARPPRSAFVEIPLQLHNANGLAALAAVATVIPGTVWSELALDRSVLLMHVLDLDDEAQFIEEFKDTYERPLMEIFQ, encoded by the coding sequence ATGAGCCGTCTGCTCCCTGCCCCAATGCTGTCGATCGCCCTCGCTATCCTGTGGCTGCTGCTCAATGTATCCCTGAGCGCTGGCAACCTACTGCTTGCGGTGCTGCTGGGGTGGCTGGCGCCATTGCTGATGTCGCCGCTGCGGCCTCAGGCAGTACGCATTAGCCGGCCCATGGTGGTGCTGCGATTGCTGCTGCGCGTTGGCGGCGGCGTGCTGGTGTCCAACCTACAGGTGCTCTGGCAGGTATGGACCATGGACGCTCGTCCGCCACGCTCGGCTTTCGTGGAGATTCCGCTACAGCTGCACAATGCCAACGGACTGGCCGCCCTGGCGGCCGTCGCCACTGTGATTCCCGGTACCGTATGGTCCGAGTTGGCGCTGGACCGTAGCGTGTTGCTGATGCACGTGCTGGACCTGGATGACGAGGCGCAGTTCATCGAGGAATTCAAGGACACCTACGAGCGTCCGCTGATGGAGATCTTCCAATGA
- a CDS encoding monovalent cation/H+ antiporter subunit D — protein MSWMPHLIVAPIILPLFTAALMMLLGEKHRSLRARINIISSMLGLAIACYLMWWVQDQGQAGSIGVYLPGNWQVPFGIVLVVDRLSALMLVLTGIVGVCALLFAMARWDRAGASFHALFQIQLMGLYGAFLTADLFNLFVFFEVLLAASYGLMLHGSGKARVSAGLHYIAINLLASSLFLIGAAMIYGVTGTLNMADLALKIPLVPEADRGLLHAGAAILAAAFLAKAGMWPLNFWLVPAYSAVSAPVAALFAIMTKVGFYTLLRLWTLMFSGQAGASAHFGGQWLIYGGLATIAVAAVCILAAQRLERMASLSILISAGILLAAIGFGQSGLIAAALFYLVSSTLALSALFLLAELIERSRSANEIPLEYDAEPLPAAVEALHPPKGINLDDEQKAVVGQVIPWTMAFLGLSFIACALLIIGMPPLSGFIGKLNLIAALFNPQGLGVASEQTLSASAWAYLALLILSGLASLIALARVGMQRFWTPHERPSPLLRLNECVPIMVLLGLCVLLAMRAEPLLRYTADTAAMLDDPKQYVMTVLGAQPVPGPTTASLEGEP, from the coding sequence ATGAGCTGGATGCCCCATTTGATCGTCGCGCCCATCATCCTGCCGCTGTTCACCGCAGCGTTGATGATGTTGCTTGGAGAAAAGCATCGTTCGCTGAGAGCGCGAATAAACATCATCTCCAGCATGCTCGGATTGGCCATCGCCTGTTACCTGATGTGGTGGGTGCAGGACCAGGGCCAGGCGGGCTCGATAGGCGTATACCTGCCCGGCAACTGGCAGGTGCCATTCGGTATCGTGCTGGTGGTAGATCGACTGTCGGCGTTGATGCTGGTGCTGACGGGCATCGTCGGGGTCTGCGCGCTGCTGTTTGCGATGGCCCGATGGGATCGCGCCGGCGCCAGTTTTCATGCGTTGTTCCAGATCCAGTTGATGGGGCTCTACGGTGCGTTCCTGACGGCTGACCTGTTCAACCTGTTCGTGTTCTTCGAGGTGCTGCTGGCCGCGTCGTACGGTTTGATGCTGCATGGTTCGGGCAAGGCCCGAGTGTCGGCAGGCTTGCACTACATCGCAATCAACCTGCTGGCTTCGTCGTTGTTCCTGATCGGTGCGGCAATGATCTACGGCGTCACGGGCACCCTGAACATGGCTGACCTGGCGTTGAAGATCCCCCTGGTTCCGGAGGCGGATCGCGGCTTGCTGCACGCCGGCGCGGCCATCCTGGCAGCAGCCTTCCTGGCCAAGGCCGGCATGTGGCCGTTGAATTTCTGGTTGGTGCCTGCCTACTCGGCTGTCAGTGCGCCGGTCGCGGCCTTGTTCGCCATCATGACCAAGGTAGGGTTCTATACCCTGCTGAGGCTGTGGACGCTGATGTTTTCCGGCCAGGCCGGTGCTTCGGCTCACTTCGGCGGCCAATGGTTGATATACGGTGGATTGGCGACCATTGCCGTGGCTGCCGTCTGCATCCTTGCGGCGCAGCGCCTAGAACGCATGGCCAGCCTGAGCATCCTGATTTCGGCGGGCATACTGCTGGCGGCGATCGGCTTCGGGCAAAGCGGCTTGATCGCTGCCGCTTTGTTCTACCTGGTCAGCTCCACTCTGGCGCTCAGCGCGCTGTTCCTGCTGGCCGAGCTGATCGAACGTTCGCGCTCGGCCAACGAAATTCCGCTGGAGTACGATGCCGAACCGCTGCCCGCAGCGGTCGAGGCACTGCATCCACCCAAGGGCATCAACCTGGACGACGAGCAGAAGGCCGTGGTGGGCCAGGTGATTCCCTGGACGATGGCATTCCTAGGCTTGAGTTTCATTGCCTGCGCACTGCTGATCATCGGCATGCCGCCACTGTCCGGTTTCATCGGCAAGCTGAACCTGATCGCCGCACTGTTCAACCCCCAGGGCCTGGGGGTTGCCAGCGAGCAGACCCTGAGCGCAAGCGCCTGGGCCTATCTGGCGCTGCTGATTCTCTCGGGGCTGGCATCGCTGATTGCCTTGGCACGCGTCGGCATGCAGCGCTTCTGGACGCCCCACGAGCGGCCTTCACCGCTGCTGCGTCTGAACGAGTGCGTGCCGATCATGGTCTTGCTGGGGCTCTGCGTGTTGCTGGCCATGCGTGCCGAGCCGCTGTTGCGCTACACGGCGGACACTGCGGCCATGCTCGATGACCCCAAACAATATGTGATGACAGTGCTGGGCGCCCAACCGGTGCCAGGTCCGACCACAGCCAGCCTGGAGGGTGAACCATGA
- a CDS encoding Na+/H+ antiporter subunit C: MEEVIAIAIGVLAASGVWLILRPRTFQVVMGLCLLSYGVNLFIFSMGSLFIGKEPIIKEGVPQDLLNYTDPLPQALVLTAIVISFAMTALFLVVLLASRGLTGTDHVDGREPKE, encoded by the coding sequence ATGGAAGAAGTGATAGCGATCGCCATCGGCGTACTCGCCGCGTCAGGCGTCTGGTTGATTCTGCGTCCGCGGACGTTCCAGGTGGTCATGGGCCTGTGCCTGCTGTCCTATGGAGTTAATCTGTTCATCTTCAGCATGGGCAGCCTGTTCATCGGCAAGGAGCCGATCATCAAGGAAGGCGTGCCGCAGGACCTGCTCAATTACACCGACCCACTGCCCCAGGCCCTCGTACTGACAGCCATCGTCATCAGTTTCGCGATGACCGCGCTTTTTCTGGTGGTGCTGCTGGCATCGCGGGGCTTGACCGGCACTGACCATGTAGACGGCCGGGAGCCCAAGGAATGA
- a CDS encoding monovalent cation/H+ antiporter subunit A, which produces MSLIVLLLLPFVGSCVAAILPHNARNAESLLAGLVALVGTVQVAMLYPQIADGGVIREEFLWLPSLGLNLVLRLDGFAWLFSLLVLGIGTLVALYARYYMSPQDPVPRFFAFFLAFMGAMLGLVISGNLIQMVFFWELTSLFSFLLIGYWHHRADARRGAYMALMVTGAGGLCLLAGVLLLGHIVGSYDLDKVLVAGDAIRAHGLYPVMLTLVLLGALTKSAQFPFHFWLPHAMAAPTPVSAYLHSATMVKAGVFLLARLWPSLSGSEQWFWIVSGAGACTLMLGAYAAMFQNDLKGLLAYSTISHLGLITLLLGLNSPLAAVAAVFHILNHATFKASLFMAAGIIDHESGTRDIRRLSGLFRLIPFTATLAMVASAAMAGVPLMNGFLSKEMFFAETVFISSTAWVEIALPVVATLAGIFSVAYSLRFTVDVFFGPKATDLPHTPHEPPRWMRAPVELLVLTCLVVGVFPAQSVAPFLAAAALPVVGGELPEYSLAIWHGWNAPMVMSLIAMGAGVLLYVLLRNQFRHGRLRYPPVIERFNGKRMFERSQVVMMRLARRIELLLTTRRLQAQLFMLVLVAVLAGLAPMLYSGLSWGDRPKIPGSGVFVILWLIAIACALGAAWQAKYHRLAALTMVSVCGLMTCVTFVWFSAPDLALTQLVVEVVTTVLILLGLRWLPRRIEEVAPSRATLDRAKLRRLRDLVLALAVGGGMALLSYSMLTRATPNFISEFYLSRALPQGGGTNVVNVMLVDFRGFDTLGEITVLAAVALTVFALLRRFRPPKESMQLPAQQRSLAPDVATDLVNPRGADDTALGFMMVPAVLVRLLLPVAVIVSMYLFMRGHNQPGGGFVAGLVLSVAFILQYMVAGTQWVEAQMRLRPLRWMGTGLLCATVTGLGAVALGYPFLTTHTAHVHLPLLGDLHVASALFFDIGVFTVVVGSTLLILTALGHQSVRSHRPSSLPKGIAPKGAV; this is translated from the coding sequence ATGTCCTTGATAGTACTATTGCTTCTGCCCTTCGTAGGCAGTTGCGTGGCAGCCATTCTGCCGCACAACGCACGCAACGCAGAGTCCCTTCTGGCCGGACTGGTCGCCTTGGTCGGCACGGTACAGGTAGCCATGCTGTATCCGCAAATTGCCGACGGCGGCGTGATACGCGAGGAATTCCTCTGGCTGCCCAGCCTGGGACTCAACCTGGTACTGCGCCTGGACGGCTTCGCCTGGCTCTTTTCCCTGTTGGTGCTGGGCATCGGGACACTGGTGGCGCTCTATGCGCGTTATTACATGTCTCCCCAGGACCCGGTACCTCGCTTCTTTGCCTTTTTCCTGGCGTTCATGGGGGCCATGCTGGGCCTGGTTATCTCCGGCAACCTGATCCAGATGGTGTTCTTCTGGGAGCTGACCAGCCTGTTCTCCTTCCTGCTGATCGGCTATTGGCATCATCGCGCCGACGCTCGCCGCGGCGCGTACATGGCGCTCATGGTGACCGGCGCCGGCGGCCTGTGCCTGCTCGCCGGGGTTCTACTGTTAGGCCATATCGTCGGCAGCTACGACCTGGACAAGGTGCTGGTGGCTGGAGACGCGATCCGTGCCCATGGCCTGTATCCCGTCATGCTGACTTTGGTCCTGCTGGGCGCGCTGACCAAAAGTGCGCAGTTTCCGTTTCATTTCTGGCTGCCTCACGCGATGGCCGCGCCAACACCGGTGTCGGCCTATCTGCACTCGGCAACCATGGTCAAGGCCGGGGTGTTCCTGCTGGCACGGCTATGGCCGTCACTCTCGGGCAGCGAGCAATGGTTCTGGATCGTCAGTGGCGCGGGGGCCTGCACCCTGATGCTCGGTGCCTATGCGGCAATGTTCCAGAACGACCTGAAAGGTCTGCTCGCCTACTCGACGATCAGCCACCTGGGGCTGATCACCCTGCTATTGGGCCTCAACAGCCCACTCGCGGCGGTCGCGGCAGTGTTCCATATTCTCAACCACGCCACGTTCAAGGCGTCGCTGTTCATGGCGGCCGGCATCATCGACCATGAAAGCGGGACGCGAGACATCCGCCGTTTGAGTGGACTGTTCCGTCTGATCCCATTTACCGCAACACTGGCCATGGTTGCCAGCGCGGCCATGGCCGGAGTGCCGTTGATGAACGGCTTCCTGTCCAAGGAAATGTTCTTCGCGGAGACGGTTTTCATCAGCTCGACAGCCTGGGTGGAGATCGCCCTGCCCGTGGTGGCAACGTTGGCCGGCATTTTCAGCGTTGCCTATTCGCTGCGCTTCACGGTGGACGTGTTCTTCGGACCGAAAGCGACCGACCTGCCTCACACTCCCCACGAGCCGCCACGCTGGATGCGTGCACCCGTCGAGTTGCTGGTGCTGACGTGCCTGGTGGTCGGCGTCTTTCCTGCTCAGTCGGTGGCGCCGTTTCTTGCTGCAGCGGCATTGCCAGTCGTAGGTGGCGAGCTGCCTGAGTACAGCCTGGCGATCTGGCATGGCTGGAACGCACCGATGGTCATGAGCCTGATTGCGATGGGCGCGGGCGTTCTTCTTTATGTATTGCTGCGCAACCAGTTCCGTCACGGTCGCTTGCGCTATCCACCCGTGATCGAGCGTTTCAACGGCAAGCGCATGTTCGAGCGTTCGCAGGTGGTGATGATGCGGCTGGCACGCCGGATCGAGCTGCTGCTGACGACACGACGCCTGCAGGCGCAGTTGTTCATGCTGGTGCTGGTCGCCGTCCTGGCCGGTCTGGCGCCGATGCTCTACAGCGGCCTGAGCTGGGGTGACCGGCCAAAAATCCCGGGGTCGGGCGTGTTCGTGATCCTTTGGCTGATTGCCATTGCCTGTGCGCTGGGTGCGGCCTGGCAGGCGAAATACCACCGTTTGGCCGCCCTGACCATGGTCAGCGTGTGCGGATTGATGACGTGCGTCACGTTTGTCTGGTTCTCGGCGCCGGATCTTGCGCTTACGCAGCTGGTGGTAGAAGTGGTCACTACGGTATTGATACTGCTCGGACTGCGCTGGCTGCCACGACGGATCGAGGAAGTCGCGCCGTCCCGGGCGACCCTGGACCGCGCCAAGCTGCGCCGCCTGCGGGATCTGGTGCTGGCACTGGCGGTCGGCGGCGGCATGGCACTGTTGTCCTATTCGATGCTCACACGTGCAACGCCCAACTTCATTTCCGAGTTCTACCTCAGCCGCGCCCTGCCCCAAGGCGGCGGGACCAATGTGGTCAACGTCATGCTGGTGGATTTCCGCGGTTTCGACACCCTGGGCGAGATCACCGTCCTGGCCGCAGTGGCGCTGACCGTTTTCGCGCTGCTGCGACGCTTTCGTCCCCCCAAGGAAAGCATGCAACTGCCCGCGCAGCAGCGTTCGCTGGCGCCCGACGTAGCCACCGACCTGGTCAACCCGCGCGGTGCGGACGATACGGCGCTGGGCTTCATGATGGTGCCGGCGGTTCTGGTTCGCCTGTTGCTGCCCGTGGCGGTGATCGTGTCGATGTATCTGTTCATGCGCGGGCACAACCAGCCGGGTGGCGGATTCGTTGCCGGCCTGGTGCTGTCGGTAGCGTTCATCCTGCAATACATGGTGGCAGGCACGCAGTGGGTCGAGGCGCAGATGCGACTGCGACCCTTGCGCTGGATGGGTACCGGGTTGCTGTGCGCCACCGTCACCGGCCTGGGTGCCGTGGCTCTGGGCTATCCGTTCCTGACCACGCACACGGCGCACGTACATTTGCCCTTGCTGGGTGACTTGCATGTGGCCAGCGCGCTTTTCTTCGACATCGGCGTCTTCACCGTGGTGGTCGGCTCGACCTTGCTGATTCTTACCGCCCTGGGTCACCAGTCGGTGCGTAGTCATCGCCCGTCGAGCCTGCCCAAAGGCATTGCCCCCAAAGGAGCCGTCTGA
- a CDS encoding helix-turn-helix domain-containing protein, producing MVKDPSPRASVLQHVSHNVRRLRQSAGLSQSALAERSGVSRRMLVAIEAGDNNVSLTTLDRVAEALDVAFSDLIQPGENRDPSRINELAWVGTLPGSRAVLLASTVASKEVELWEWLLQSGESYISEADAEGWSEQIYVCEGRLTIVLSGRSHDLAAGDFFVYPSNQPYAYRNDSDTEVRFVRNVVI from the coding sequence TTGGTCAAAGACCCCAGCCCCAGAGCCTCAGTGCTCCAGCATGTCAGCCATAACGTACGTCGCCTGCGTCAGTCCGCTGGACTCTCGCAAAGTGCACTGGCCGAACGCTCCGGCGTCAGCCGTCGCATGCTGGTGGCCATAGAGGCGGGCGACAACAATGTCAGCCTGACTACCCTGGATCGCGTCGCGGAAGCACTCGATGTCGCCTTCAGCGACCTCATCCAGCCGGGGGAAAACCGCGACCCCAGCCGCATCAACGAACTGGCCTGGGTTGGCACACTCCCCGGCAGTCGGGCTGTCCTGCTCGCCAGCACAGTGGCCAGCAAGGAGGTCGAACTCTGGGAGTGGCTGTTGCAGTCCGGCGAATCCTACATATCGGAAGCCGACGCCGAGGGCTGGAGCGAGCAGATCTACGTGTGCGAAGGCCGCCTCACCATTGTCTTGTCCGGGCGCTCCCATGACCTGGCGGCCGGTGACTTCTTCGTCTACCCCAGCAACCAGCCCTATGCCTATCGCAACGACAGCGACACCGAGGTTCGCTTCGTGCGCAACGTCGTCATCTGA
- a CDS encoding aminopeptidase P family protein — MSLTPSAHFPVTERLRQMRALMQREGIDALLVPSADPHLSEYLPEHWQVRQWLSGFHGSVATLIVTAEFAGLWADSRYWEQAQVELAGSGIELVKLLAGQPGPLDWLGTQVRPGATVAVDGAVMAIAAARQLQEKLQRIGAALRTDTDLFAQVWSDRPALPVQPVYAHLPPYAVRERSEKLKTLREQIQSQGAHWHLLATLDDIAWLFDLRGSDVPYNPVFVAFALIGEHSATLFTALSRIDSTLRDSLAQAGIQVREYGEIASALAAVPAGEKLLFDPARVTVGIIESLGTGVTLVEALNPTTLSKSRKTAKEAQHIRHAMEQDGAALCEFFAWLEGAWGNQRVTELTIDEQLTAARARRPNFVSLSFSTIAAFNANGAMPHYRATETAHAVIEGDGLLLIDSGGQYLGGTTDITRMVPVGTPTADQRADCTRVLKGMIALSRTTFPKGIMSPLLDAIARAPIWADQVDYGHGTGHGVGYFMNVHEGPQVIAYQAPTTPQTAMQPGMITSIEPGTYRPGQWGVRIENLVLTGEAGQSAFGQFLNFETLTLCPIDTRCIDVPQLSAAERQWLNDYHAEVARRVAPLLIGASLQWLHERTQPI; from the coding sequence ATGAGCCTGACACCTTCTGCCCACTTCCCTGTTACCGAGCGCCTGCGACAGATGCGAGCACTCATGCAGCGCGAGGGTATCGATGCCTTGCTGGTACCGTCGGCAGACCCGCACCTGTCCGAATACCTGCCAGAGCACTGGCAGGTCCGTCAATGGTTGTCCGGGTTCCACGGCTCGGTCGCAACCTTGATCGTCACGGCTGAATTTGCCGGGCTCTGGGCTGACAGTCGCTACTGGGAGCAGGCACAGGTCGAGCTTGCCGGAAGCGGCATCGAGCTGGTCAAGCTGTTGGCCGGGCAACCGGGTCCACTGGATTGGCTGGGTACACAGGTACGTCCCGGCGCGACGGTTGCAGTCGACGGCGCGGTCATGGCAATTGCCGCCGCCCGCCAGTTACAAGAAAAGCTGCAGCGGATCGGTGCAGCCCTGCGTACCGATACCGACCTTTTCGCCCAGGTCTGGTCCGATCGTCCTGCATTGCCGGTCCAGCCCGTCTATGCACACCTGCCGCCGTACGCGGTACGCGAACGCAGCGAGAAACTGAAGACGCTGCGCGAGCAGATTCAATCTCAGGGCGCCCATTGGCATCTATTGGCAACCCTGGACGACATCGCCTGGTTGTTCGACTTGCGCGGCTCCGACGTACCCTATAACCCGGTCTTCGTCGCCTTCGCACTGATCGGGGAGCACTCGGCAACGCTGTTCACGGCACTCTCCAGGATCGACTCCACACTGCGCGACAGCCTGGCACAGGCTGGTATCCAGGTCCGTGAGTACGGCGAGATCGCCTCTGCTCTGGCTGCAGTACCTGCTGGTGAAAAACTCTTGTTCGACCCGGCGCGCGTCACCGTGGGCATCATCGAAAGTCTCGGCACCGGTGTCACCCTGGTGGAAGCGCTGAACCCGACGACCCTGAGCAAGTCCCGAAAAACCGCAAAGGAAGCACAGCATATCCGGCATGCCATGGAGCAGGACGGTGCGGCGCTGTGCGAGTTCTTTGCGTGGCTGGAGGGCGCTTGGGGAAACCAGCGGGTAACCGAACTGACCATCGACGAGCAGCTGACTGCGGCGCGGGCACGTCGGCCCAATTTCGTCTCACTTAGCTTCTCGACCATTGCGGCGTTCAATGCCAATGGTGCGATGCCGCATTACCGTGCCACTGAAACCGCCCATGCCGTGATCGAAGGCGACGGTTTGCTGTTGATCGACTCCGGTGGCCAGTATCTAGGCGGCACCACTGACATAACCCGCATGGTCCCTGTTGGTACGCCCACGGCAGACCAGCGGGCAGACTGCACACGGGTACTCAAAGGCATGATCGCCTTGTCTCGTACCACCTTTCCCAAGGGGATCATGTCGCCGTTGCTCGATGCCATCGCACGTGCGCCCATCTGGGCGGATCAAGTCGACTATGGGCACGGCACTGGGCACGGAGTGGGTTACTTCATGAATGTCCATGAGGGTCCGCAGGTGATTGCCTACCAAGCCCCCACCACGCCGCAAACGGCCATGCAGCCCGGGATGATCACTTCCATCGAACCCGGCACCTATCGGCCCGGCCAGTGGGGTGTGCGTATCGAGAACCTGGTGCTCACAGGCGAAGCCGGGCAAAGCGCTTTCGGCCAGTTCCTGAACTTCGAAACCCTGACGCTTTGCCCTATCGATACCCGCTGCATCGATGTTCCGCAACTGTCCGCAGCAGAACGCCAGTGGCTCAACGACTACCATGCCGAGGTCGCGCGGCGGGTGGCGCCACTGCTTATAGGCGCCTCGTTGCAATGGCTGCACGAACGCACCCAGCCGATCTGA
- the rhtA gene encoding threonine/homoserine exporter RhtA: protein MTPPSLTNKLYPIVLLIIAMASIQTGASLAKGMFPLIGAQGTTALRLIFASVFMLILLRPWRARLTWRTLQTVMIYGIALGCMNLLFYMSLRTVPLGIAVALEFTGPLAVAILASRKALDFAWVALAVVGLLLLIPMGDAQAGLDPVGVCYALGAGVCWALYILYGQKAGADNGVQTAALGVMIAAVFIAPVGIAHAGTALLDLALIPTAIAVAILSTALPYSLEMIALTRLPARTFGTLMSMEPAIGALSGLVFLHEVLSTTQWLAIGAIIMASVGATLTIRADHAPAVAAD from the coding sequence ATGACCCCGCCTTCGCTCACCAACAAGCTCTACCCCATCGTTCTTCTTATCATAGCCATGGCATCCATTCAGACAGGTGCCTCTCTGGCCAAAGGCATGTTCCCCCTGATAGGCGCCCAAGGTACAACTGCCCTTCGATTGATATTTGCCAGCGTGTTCATGCTGATCCTGTTGCGCCCATGGCGCGCTCGGCTGACCTGGAGGACATTGCAGACCGTGATGATCTACGGCATCGCCCTGGGCTGCATGAACCTGCTCTTCTATATGTCTCTGCGCACGGTTCCCCTGGGGATAGCCGTGGCCCTGGAATTTACCGGGCCTCTGGCAGTGGCGATTCTGGCTTCGCGTAAAGCGCTGGATTTTGCGTGGGTAGCACTTGCCGTCGTCGGATTGCTGCTGCTGATCCCGATGGGCGATGCACAGGCTGGGCTCGATCCGGTGGGCGTTTGCTATGCCCTTGGCGCAGGGGTGTGCTGGGCGCTGTACATTCTTTATGGTCAGAAGGCCGGCGCGGACAATGGTGTGCAGACTGCCGCGCTCGGGGTCATGATCGCTGCAGTGTTCATTGCCCCTGTCGGCATTGCGCACGCGGGTACCGCGCTGCTCGACCTGGCACTGATTCCGACGGCCATTGCCGTAGCAATCCTCTCTACAGCGCTACCCTATAGCCTCGAGATGATCGCGCTGACACGATTGCCGGCACGCACCTTCGGTACCTTGATGAGCATGGAGCCGGCGATCGGTGCGCTGTCAGGCTTGGTTTTCCTGCACGAAGTGTTGAGCACCACACAGTGGTTGGCGATTGGCGCAATCATCATGGCTTCCGTGGGAGCCACGCTGACGATCCGCGCCGACCATGCCCCCGCGGTGGCCGCCGACTGA
- a CDS encoding LysR family transcriptional regulator: MHNILRRLDLNLLVTLDALLSEQNVTRAARLLNLAQPTVSLQLGRLREILDDPLLLPGPRGMSPTERAKELRGPLREALVALEATLSPSAPFEPALSNHTWKIAASDYAVTAFVWPSLAVLRRLAPDTRLVLLNKSPLSLADDLENGRLDLALHTRDEAPAKLRHKSLVHERYVLAARRGHPALATPLSLEAFCGLEYAVVSPNGAGFVGSTDQALAAQGLERKVVLSVSTFNSLVSALAHSDLVAVVPERLVQDEPALHVQTPPLAIPGFEMLMLWPERLHRDPGHIWLRDLITSGLHKGTDS, translated from the coding sequence ATGCACAATATCTTGCGCCGCCTGGATCTCAATCTACTGGTCACGCTGGATGCACTGCTGTCCGAGCAAAACGTCACGCGCGCCGCCCGACTCCTCAATCTGGCTCAACCGACAGTCAGCCTGCAACTGGGCCGGCTGCGAGAGATTCTGGACGATCCTTTGTTGCTGCCAGGCCCGCGAGGGATGTCACCTACCGAGCGGGCCAAGGAGTTGCGCGGACCGTTGCGTGAAGCGCTGGTGGCTTTGGAAGCGACGCTGAGCCCCAGCGCCCCATTCGAGCCTGCACTGTCCAATCACACCTGGAAAATCGCTGCGAGTGATTACGCCGTGACCGCATTCGTCTGGCCATCGTTGGCGGTGCTCAGGCGCCTGGCACCGGACACCCGCCTGGTGCTGTTGAACAAGAGTCCCCTCAGCCTCGCCGATGACCTTGAAAATGGTCGGCTCGATCTGGCCCTGCACACCCGCGATGAAGCACCAGCAAAACTGCGTCACAAGTCTTTGGTTCACGAACGCTATGTGCTGGCAGCGCGTCGAGGTCATCCTGCATTGGCAACCCCGCTTTCGCTTGAGGCATTTTGTGGTCTTGAATACGCCGTGGTGTCACCCAATGGCGCTGGCTTCGTTGGCAGTACTGACCAGGCACTGGCTGCCCAAGGCCTGGAACGCAAAGTCGTTCTATCAGTGTCCACTTTCAACTCGCTTGTTTCAGCACTGGCTCACAGTGACCTGGTCGCGGTGGTGCCGGAAAGACTCGTGCAGGATGAGCCAGCTCTTCACGTCCAGACACCTCCACTCGCTATTCCAGGTTTTGAGATGCTCATGTTGTGGCCGGAAAGACTGCATCGAGACCCTGGCCACATATGGCTGCGCGATCTCATCACCTCTGGATTGCATAAAGGCACAGATTCATAG
- a CDS encoding NAD(P)H-dependent oxidoreductase has translation MKLLLVYAHPEPRSLNGSLKDFAIAHLKAGGHEVVVSDLYAMGWKAPLDTDDAPGYDNQTPFNPALESQRVFAAGTQPLDIEREQAKLRWADAVIFQFPLWWFSMPAILKGWIERVYAYGFAYGVGEHSESHWGDRYGEGSMMGKRAMLVVTMGGWEPHYSDRGVNGALNDLLFPIQHGVLFYPGFTVMPPFPIYKTGKMDATRFEQVCEAYAVRLDNLFDDEPLRFRRQNGGDYEIPALTLKPHVAPGRNDLGIHMSDD, from the coding sequence ATGAAGCTGCTGCTTGTCTACGCTCATCCTGAACCTCGATCCCTGAATGGCTCACTCAAGGATTTCGCCATCGCTCACCTGAAAGCCGGGGGGCACGAAGTAGTCGTTTCGGATTTGTACGCCATGGGTTGGAAAGCGCCTCTGGATACCGACGATGCGCCTGGCTATGACAACCAAACGCCTTTCAACCCTGCGCTTGAATCGCAGCGTGTATTCGCTGCGGGCACGCAGCCGCTGGACATCGAGAGAGAACAGGCAAAGTTGCGTTGGGCAGACGCCGTGATCTTTCAGTTTCCACTGTGGTGGTTCTCGATGCCTGCAATCCTCAAGGGCTGGATCGAGCGCGTCTATGCCTACGGGTTTGCCTACGGCGTTGGCGAACACAGCGAAAGTCATTGGGGTGATCGCTACGGCGAAGGCAGCATGATGGGAAAGCGCGCCATGTTGGTGGTGACCATGGGCGGGTGGGAGCCTCATTACAGTGATCGAGGCGTGAACGGTGCGCTGAATGATCTGCTTTTCCCCATTCAACATGGCGTGCTTTTCTATCCTGGGTTTACGGTGATGCCGCCTTTTCCGATCTACAAAACAGGCAAAATGGACGCGACTCGGTTCGAACAGGTTTGTGAAGCCTATGCAGTCCGGCTGGATAATCTGTTTGATGACGAGCCGCTGCGATTTCGTCGCCAGAATGGTGGGGACTATGAGATTCCGGCGTTGACTCTCAAGCCGCATGTTGCGCCTGGGCGTAACGATCTGGGCATCCATATGAGTGACGACTGA